One region of Candidatus Eisenbacteria bacterium genomic DNA includes:
- a CDS encoding aminomethyl-transferring glycine dehydrogenase subunit GcvPB (acts in conjunction with GvcH to form H-protein-S-aminomethyldihydrolipoyllysine from glycine; forms a heterodimer with subunit 1 to form the P protein): TLDRLEHFAAAMETIAREAAENPEQLRLAPHTTPVSRLDEGRAARDLVLHWRATPRRPAAVSQSASSRS, encoded by the coding sequence AGACACTCGATCGTCTCGAACATTTCGCCGCGGCCATGGAGACGATCGCGCGCGAGGCCGCCGAGAATCCGGAACAGCTGCGCCTGGCCCCTCACACGACGCCGGTGAGCCGGCTCGACGAGGGCCGCGCGGCGCGCGACCTGGTGCTCCACTGGCGCGCCACTCCGAGGCGCCCCGCCGCGGTCTCGCAGAGCGCGTCGAGCCGCTCGTGA